Proteins encoded together in one Microbacterium sp. zg-Y625 window:
- a CDS encoding serine hydrolase domain-containing protein: MPLAIDPDALDAAADAESFSGVVTVDVADARTFERAYGLAHRAFAVPTTPETRFAIASGSKIFTALAIWRLIESGDLALDQPVRSILGDDLPLIDDAVTIEHLLGHTSGIGDYLDEDAEGEVDDYVLSIPVHTLTTAEAFLPILSGLPQTFTPGERFAYCNGGYVVLAIVIERVTRESYHDAVRRLVFEPAGLTRTDFLRLDELPADTAVGYVYAQDDRANTLHLPVLGNGDGGAFTTAAEVHTFWRALRGGRIVSPETYAEMTRPRHHVDDEDKRAGLGTWLHASHDALIAEGYDTGASFWSAHLPAQDTTVTVIGNTADGAWPVASVLAQAVDAAFA; the protein is encoded by the coding sequence ATGCCACTCGCCATCGACCCCGACGCGCTCGACGCCGCTGCCGACGCCGAGTCGTTCTCCGGCGTCGTCACCGTCGACGTCGCCGACGCCCGCACGTTCGAGCGCGCGTACGGTCTCGCCCACCGGGCGTTCGCCGTTCCGACCACCCCCGAGACCCGGTTCGCCATCGCCAGCGGCAGCAAGATCTTCACCGCGCTCGCGATCTGGCGCCTCATCGAATCCGGCGACCTCGCCCTGGACCAGCCGGTGCGCAGCATCCTGGGCGACGATCTGCCGCTCATCGACGACGCCGTGACCATCGAGCACCTGCTGGGTCACACGTCGGGCATCGGCGACTATCTCGACGAGGATGCCGAGGGTGAGGTCGACGACTACGTCCTCAGCATCCCGGTCCACACGCTCACCACCGCCGAGGCGTTCCTCCCGATCCTCTCCGGCCTGCCGCAGACCTTCACCCCCGGCGAGCGCTTCGCGTACTGCAACGGCGGGTACGTCGTGCTCGCAATCGTCATCGAGCGCGTCACCCGCGAGAGCTATCACGACGCCGTGAGGCGCCTCGTGTTCGAACCGGCAGGGCTCACGCGCACCGATTTCCTGCGCCTGGACGAGCTGCCCGCCGACACCGCGGTCGGCTACGTCTACGCCCAGGACGACCGCGCGAACACCCTGCACCTGCCGGTGCTCGGCAACGGCGACGGCGGGGCCTTCACGACCGCGGCAGAGGTGCACACCTTCTGGCGGGCCCTCCGCGGTGGGCGCATCGTCTCACCGGAGACGTACGCCGAGATGACCCGGCCACGCCATCACGTCGACGACGAGGACAAGCGCGCCGGTCTCGGCACCTGGCTCCACGCCAGCCACGACGCCCTGATCGCCGAAGGGTACGACACCGGCGCGTCCTTCTGGTCGGCGCACCTGCCGGCCCAGGACACCACGGTCACCGTCATCGGCAACACCGCGGACGGTGCGTGGCCGGTCGCTTCGGTGCTGGCGCAGGCGGTGGATGCCGCGTTCGCCTGA
- a CDS encoding NAD-dependent deacylase has product MSARIVVLTGAGVSAESGIPTFRAVDGLWEQHRIEDVATPEGFARNPALVQEFYDQRRRAARAAEPNPAHRALAELEEATAGDVLIVTQNVDDLHERAGSRRVIHMHGELASALCTRCGAHVPWTEDLAHEPPCPRCGAHALRPDIVWFGEMVYRLDEIYDAVGACEQLWVIGTSGNVSPASGLHALARAVGAKTALLNLEAHDDTSLFDEVVLGSASVVVPAYVRRELERASG; this is encoded by the coding sequence ATGAGCGCGCGCATCGTGGTCCTCACCGGTGCCGGAGTCTCGGCGGAGTCCGGAATCCCGACCTTCCGCGCCGTCGATGGGCTGTGGGAGCAGCACCGCATCGAGGACGTGGCGACTCCAGAGGGGTTCGCGCGCAACCCCGCCCTCGTGCAGGAGTTCTACGACCAGCGGCGCCGCGCCGCGCGGGCGGCTGAGCCCAACCCCGCGCACCGCGCCTTGGCCGAACTCGAGGAGGCCACGGCCGGCGACGTGCTCATCGTCACGCAGAACGTCGACGACCTTCACGAGCGGGCGGGATCCCGGCGGGTGATCCACATGCACGGCGAGCTGGCCAGTGCGCTCTGCACCCGGTGCGGGGCCCACGTGCCGTGGACCGAGGACCTGGCCCACGAACCGCCGTGTCCGCGCTGCGGGGCCCACGCGCTGCGCCCGGACATCGTCTGGTTCGGCGAGATGGTCTACAGGCTCGACGAGATCTACGACGCGGTGGGGGCCTGCGAGCAGTTGTGGGTCATCGGCACGTCCGGCAACGTCTCGCCGGCATCCGGCCTGCACGCGCTGGCGCGAGCGGTCGGCGCCAAGACGGCGCTGCTGAATCTCGAGGCCCACGACGACACGTCGCTGTTCGACGAGGTGGTGCTGGGGTCGGCATCCGTCGTCGTGCCGGCATACGTGCGCCGCGAGCTGGAGCGCGCCTCCGGTTGA
- a CDS encoding SDR family oxidoreductase, translating into MSRDQYTFTDPAKLYADIEPKNQEMAEPGLDAELADKADLGEDSYRGTGRLTGRKALITGGDSGIGAATAIAFAREGADVALSYLPEEQQDADRIAGILREAGATVLTLPGDLKDPAYCRDLVAQTVEGLGGLDILVNNAGKQIYNEDLTTLTDEQFDDTFKTNVYAMFWITKAALPHLAPGSAIINTTSIQAYSPSGILVDYASTKATINAFTKGLAEQLAPKGIRVNAVAPGPIWTPLQPTDGQPPEKLEEFGEQTPLGRMGQPAELAPAYVFLASAESSYVIGETLNVNGGMPTP; encoded by the coding sequence ATGTCACGCGACCAGTACACCTTCACCGACCCGGCGAAGCTCTACGCCGACATCGAGCCGAAGAACCAGGAGATGGCGGAGCCGGGACTGGATGCCGAGCTCGCCGACAAAGCCGACCTCGGTGAGGACAGCTACCGGGGAACCGGCCGTCTCACCGGGCGCAAGGCCCTCATCACCGGCGGCGACTCCGGCATCGGCGCCGCCACCGCGATCGCGTTCGCGCGCGAGGGGGCCGACGTCGCCCTGTCGTACCTGCCGGAGGAGCAGCAGGATGCCGACCGCATCGCCGGCATCCTGCGCGAAGCGGGCGCGACCGTGCTGACCCTTCCGGGCGACCTCAAGGACCCGGCGTACTGCCGCGACCTCGTCGCCCAGACGGTCGAGGGCCTGGGCGGCCTTGACATCCTCGTCAACAACGCCGGCAAGCAGATCTACAACGAAGATCTGACCACGCTGACCGACGAGCAGTTCGACGACACCTTCAAGACGAACGTGTACGCGATGTTCTGGATCACCAAGGCGGCGCTGCCGCACTTGGCCCCCGGCTCGGCGATCATCAACACCACGTCGATCCAGGCGTATTCCCCCTCCGGCATCCTGGTCGACTATGCCTCGACGAAGGCCACCATCAACGCCTTCACGAAGGGCCTCGCCGAGCAGCTGGCGCCCAAGGGCATCCGCGTGAACGCCGTCGCGCCGGGGCCCATCTGGACGCCGCTGCAGCCGACCGACGGGCAGCCGCCGGAGAAGCTCGAGGAGTTCGGCGAGCAGACGCCCCTCGGGCGCATGGGTCAGCCCGCCGAGCTCGCGCCGGCGTACGTGTTCCTGGCGTCGGCGGAGTCCAGCTACGTCATCGGGGAGACGCTGAACGTCAACGGTGGGATGCCGACTCCCTGA
- a CDS encoding MFS transporter produces MSAPAAVDDRPLIVHTGPWYFPIAFLARLPFAMMVVGVLTLVVSSTGSVALGGLTSAAVGIGTVLAGPVVGDAVDRLGQRRVLVPLGLVNSALLAAFPFVVAAATADWMLLLTALFIGLTAPQAAAMSRSRLMAIIRERLSVSRRERTFSRTMAYESAADETAFVIGPVVVGILASFIAPWAPVAGAAVLSFVFVTAFALHPTARAASPAAGDEPAVIAPARELLRAPVLVIVAATFAVGAFFGATLTSLTAFMDVQGDVDSAALLYGVMGIGSAVLALAVAVLPTRFALRWRWMLFAAVLVAATAAFTLSGTVTAVTVALAIMGLGVGPTLVTLFSLAGARAPIGRTATVMTVLGSSVALAQSLASAVTGAVAEDFGAETAMVFPLVAAGVVLLLAVVNVAVERRARRVSVVSVDAVASVDAGGPVEAVAEGVRDD; encoded by the coding sequence ATGTCTGCTCCCGCCGCCGTTGATGATCGCCCGCTGATCGTCCACACCGGTCCCTGGTACTTCCCGATCGCGTTCCTCGCGCGACTGCCGTTCGCCATGATGGTCGTCGGCGTGCTGACCCTCGTGGTTTCATCCACCGGCTCGGTGGCCCTCGGAGGCCTGACCTCTGCCGCCGTCGGCATCGGCACGGTCCTCGCCGGTCCGGTGGTCGGCGACGCGGTCGACCGTCTCGGCCAGCGGCGGGTGCTCGTGCCGCTGGGGCTGGTCAACAGCGCGCTGCTGGCGGCGTTCCCGTTCGTGGTGGCTGCGGCGACGGCGGATTGGATGCTGCTTCTCACGGCCCTGTTCATCGGCCTGACCGCTCCGCAGGCGGCGGCGATGTCGCGCAGCCGGCTGATGGCGATCATCCGCGAACGCCTGTCGGTGTCGCGCCGCGAACGCACGTTCTCGCGCACGATGGCGTACGAATCAGCAGCCGACGAGACGGCATTCGTCATCGGACCCGTGGTCGTCGGCATCCTCGCCTCGTTCATCGCTCCCTGGGCGCCCGTCGCCGGCGCCGCCGTGCTGAGCTTCGTCTTCGTCACCGCGTTCGCGCTGCATCCGACTGCGCGCGCGGCCTCCCCCGCCGCAGGAGACGAGCCGGCTGTGATCGCGCCCGCGCGCGAGCTGCTGCGCGCGCCGGTGCTGGTCATCGTGGCGGCCACCTTCGCGGTCGGCGCGTTCTTCGGTGCGACGCTGACGTCGCTCACCGCCTTCATGGATGTGCAGGGCGACGTGGATTCGGCGGCGCTGCTCTACGGCGTGATGGGGATCGGGTCGGCCGTGCTGGCGCTCGCGGTCGCGGTGCTGCCGACGCGGTTCGCGCTGCGGTGGCGTTGGATGCTGTTCGCGGCCGTGCTCGTGGCGGCCACCGCCGCCTTCACATTGAGCGGAACGGTCACCGCCGTCACCGTCGCGCTGGCGATCATGGGGCTGGGCGTCGGTCCGACCCTGGTGACGCTGTTCAGCCTCGCCGGAGCCCGCGCCCCGATCGGACGCACCGCGACCGTGATGACGGTGCTCGGCTCGTCCGTCGCGCTCGCGCAATCGCTGGCGTCGGCCGTGACCGGCGCGGTCGCCGAGGACTTCGGTGCCGAGACGGCGATGGTGTTCCCCCTCGTCGCGGCGGGGGTCGTGCTGCTGCTCGCCGTGGTGAACGTGGCGGTGGAGCGGCGCGCGCGGCGCGTGTCGGTGGTTTCGGTGGACGCGGTGGCTTCGGTGGACGCAGGGGGCCCTGTTGAGGCGGT
- a CDS encoding Dps family protein, producing MAKTTTSKSTSTSEKINRRKSASGGKGAKLTSEENAEKGFTASQDLSDNLQKVLVDLIELSLQGKQAHWNVVGTNFRDTHLQLDEIIESARTFADTIAERMRALHALPDGRSDVVAETTTLAEFPQGEIATTEVIDLMTERLDDVCGTCREVHDDVDDEDPTSADLLHAILERLEQLSWMVSAENRTPKR from the coding sequence ATGGCGAAGACCACGACGAGCAAGAGCACCTCGACGAGCGAGAAGATCAACCGGCGCAAGAGCGCCTCCGGCGGCAAGGGCGCGAAGCTCACGAGCGAAGAGAACGCCGAGAAGGGCTTCACCGCCTCGCAGGACCTCAGCGACAACCTGCAGAAGGTCCTCGTGGACCTCATCGAGCTGTCGCTGCAGGGCAAGCAGGCCCACTGGAACGTGGTGGGCACGAACTTCCGCGACACGCACCTGCAGCTGGACGAGATCATCGAGTCCGCCCGCACGTTCGCCGACACCATCGCCGAGCGCATGCGTGCGCTGCACGCCCTCCCCGACGGCCGCAGCGACGTCGTGGCCGAGACGACGACCCTCGCGGAGTTCCCGCAGGGCGAGATCGCCACCACCGAGGTGATCGACCTCATGACCGAGCGTCTCGACGACGTCTGCGGCACGTGCCGCGAGGTGCACGACGACGTCGATGACGAAGACCCCACGAGCGCCGACCTGCTGCACGCGATCCTGGAGCGGCTCGAGCAGCTCTCGTGGATGGTGAGCGCGGAGAATCGCACACCGAAGCGCTGA
- a CDS encoding SRPBCC family protein, which yields MARITESIDVNVPVSTAYNQWTQFESFPQFLSFVESVTQGDDETTLWKVSVAGVEHEFSAKITEQHPDERVAWNSITGDVNHAGVVTFHRLDDNTTRVTVQLDWEPEGFREKVGAAIGWDDHAVKKDLKKFKEFIESRGAETGAWRGDIS from the coding sequence ATGGCTCGCATTACCGAGAGCATCGACGTCAATGTCCCGGTGTCGACCGCCTACAACCAGTGGACGCAGTTCGAATCGTTCCCGCAGTTCCTCAGCTTCGTGGAGTCGGTCACCCAGGGCGATGACGAGACGACGCTCTGGAAGGTCAGCGTGGCCGGGGTCGAGCATGAGTTCTCCGCCAAGATCACCGAACAGCACCCGGATGAGCGCGTTGCGTGGAACAGCATCACGGGCGATGTGAACCACGCCGGAGTCGTCACGTTCCACCGACTGGACGACAACACCACTCGAGTGACGGTGCAGCTGGACTGGGAGCCGGAGGGCTTCCGCGAGAAGGTCGGCGCGGCCATCGGCTGGGACGACCACGCGGTCAAGAAGGACCTGAAGAAGTTCAAGGAGTTCATCGAGTCGCGCGGCGCCGAGACCGGCGCGTGGCGCGGCGACATCAGCTGA
- a CDS encoding sulfurtransferase produces the protein MPAVLNVSAYLFTRLDDAPELRPLLRGRALAAGLKGTILLAEEGINLFLAGDADAVRGFIDDLRADRRFAALTTKESWSGEQPFGKMLVKVKREIIRMDRPTIRPESGRAPAVAPATLRRWLDQGHDDDGREIVLLDTRNAFEVDYGTFRGAVDWRIERFTQFPDAAASHRDDLAGKTVVSFCTGGIRCEKAAIHLREEGVHALQLDGGILGYFEQVGGDHWAGECFVFDDREALSPDLAPLQPALSGSAARE, from the coding sequence GTGCCCGCCGTGCTCAACGTCTCCGCCTATCTCTTCACGCGGCTCGACGATGCGCCCGAGCTCCGTCCGCTCCTGCGCGGGCGTGCGCTTGCGGCGGGACTGAAAGGCACCATCCTGCTCGCCGAGGAGGGGATCAACCTCTTTCTCGCCGGCGACGCCGATGCAGTGCGAGGGTTCATCGACGACCTGCGTGCCGACCGGCGCTTCGCGGCGCTGACCACCAAGGAGAGCTGGTCCGGCGAGCAGCCCTTCGGAAAGATGCTCGTGAAGGTCAAGCGGGAGATCATCCGCATGGACCGTCCCACGATCCGCCCCGAGTCCGGCCGCGCTCCCGCCGTGGCGCCGGCGACGCTGCGCCGCTGGCTCGACCAGGGCCACGACGACGACGGCCGCGAGATCGTGCTGCTGGACACCCGCAACGCGTTCGAGGTCGACTACGGCACGTTCCGCGGCGCCGTGGACTGGCGCATCGAGCGCTTCACGCAGTTTCCGGATGCCGCGGCCTCGCATCGCGACGACCTGGCAGGCAAGACGGTCGTCAGCTTCTGTACCGGCGGCATCCGCTGCGAGAAAGCCGCGATCCACCTGCGCGAGGAGGGCGTCCACGCGCTCCAGCTCGACGGCGGCATCCTGGGTTACTTCGAGCAGGTCGGCGGCGACCACTGGGCGGGGGAGTGCTTCGTGTTCGACGATCGAGAAGCCCTATCGCCGGATCTCGCGCCGCTGCAGCCGGCGCTGTCGGGGTCCGCCGCCCGCGAGTAG
- a CDS encoding SulP family inorganic anion transporter codes for MPRSPDRRRTHRRRAGPGRTTGAGRRIDGPPPTPPRARPSAASFPSSLRSPVSVAVPEDRTRHRIEPTVLQALRNPRLLTREALAGLVVAIALIPEAIAFSLIAGVDPRVGLFSSFVMAVVIAFTGGRPAMITAATGAVALVIAPVAREHGIDYLVATVLLAGVLQIVLAVLGVAKLMRFIPRSVMVGFVNALAILVFISQVPHLIGVPWAVYPLVAAGLAILYLWPRVTKAVPAPLIAIVVLTGAVVLLGVSVPTVGDQGELPRSLPQLFLPNVPLEWETLQIIAPYALAVAAVGLLESLMTAKLVDDITDTRSGKTREAWGQGVANVASGLFGGMGGCAMIGQTMINVKASGARTRISTFLAGAFLLVLVVVLGDVVAIIPMAALVAVMILVSVATFDWHSIRPATLKRMPRSETVVMIVTVAVTVWTENLALGVVAGVLTAMVAFARRVAHFTTVTRTVSPDGDVARYTVDGELFFASSNDLTTQFEYAHDPKRVVIDMTRSHVWDASTVAAIDAIVTKYAQRGTDVELVGMNAATTALHDRLSGEVDPGR; via the coding sequence ATGCCGCGTTCGCCTGACCGTCGGCGGACGCACCGACGCCGGGCCGGGCCGGGCCGCACCACGGGCGCGGGTCGTAGGATCGATGGGCCGCCGCCCACGCCCCCGCGCGCCCGGCCGTCCGCGGCATCCTTCCCGTCCTCGCTCAGGAGTCCTGTGTCCGTCGCCGTCCCCGAAGACCGGACCCGCCACCGCATCGAACCGACCGTGCTGCAGGCGCTGCGCAACCCGCGGCTGCTGACCCGCGAGGCCCTGGCAGGTCTCGTCGTCGCCATCGCGCTCATCCCCGAGGCCATCGCGTTCTCGCTGATCGCCGGAGTCGACCCCCGGGTGGGCCTCTTCTCGTCGTTCGTGATGGCGGTCGTCATCGCGTTCACCGGCGGACGTCCGGCGATGATCACCGCCGCCACCGGAGCCGTGGCCCTCGTGATCGCCCCCGTGGCGCGCGAGCACGGCATCGACTACCTCGTCGCGACCGTGCTTCTGGCGGGGGTGCTGCAGATCGTGCTGGCGGTGCTCGGTGTCGCCAAGCTCATGCGGTTCATCCCGCGCAGCGTCATGGTGGGCTTCGTCAACGCCCTCGCGATCCTCGTCTTCATCTCGCAGGTGCCGCACCTGATCGGCGTCCCGTGGGCGGTGTACCCGCTCGTCGCGGCGGGACTGGCGATCCTGTACCTCTGGCCGCGTGTGACCAAGGCCGTGCCCGCGCCCCTCATCGCGATCGTCGTGCTCACCGGCGCGGTCGTGCTGCTCGGCGTCTCGGTGCCCACCGTGGGCGACCAGGGCGAGCTCCCCCGCAGCCTTCCGCAGCTGTTCCTCCCGAACGTCCCACTCGAGTGGGAGACCCTGCAGATCATCGCCCCGTACGCTCTCGCCGTCGCGGCGGTGGGCCTGCTGGAATCCCTTATGACGGCCAAGCTCGTCGACGACATCACCGACACGCGCTCCGGCAAGACGCGCGAGGCCTGGGGCCAGGGTGTCGCCAACGTGGCATCCGGCCTCTTCGGCGGCATGGGCGGGTGCGCGATGATCGGCCAGACCATGATCAACGTGAAGGCGTCGGGCGCCCGCACCCGCATCTCGACCTTCCTTGCGGGCGCCTTCCTGCTGGTCCTCGTCGTCGTCCTCGGCGACGTCGTGGCGATCATCCCGATGGCCGCCCTGGTCGCGGTGATGATCCTGGTCTCGGTCGCCACGTTCGACTGGCACAGCATCCGCCCGGCGACGCTGAAGCGGATGCCGCGCAGCGAGACCGTCGTCATGATCGTCACCGTGGCGGTCACCGTCTGGACCGAAAACCTCGCCCTCGGCGTCGTCGCCGGCGTGCTGACGGCGATGGTCGCCTTCGCCCGCCGTGTCGCGCACTTCACGACGGTGACGCGCACGGTGAGCCCCGACGGCGACGTGGCCCGCTACACCGTCGACGGCGAGCTCTTCTTCGCCTCCAGCAACGACCTCACGACCCAGTTCGAGTACGCCCACGACCCGAAGCGGGTCGTCATCGACATGACGCGCTCGCACGTCTGGGATGCGTCCACGGTCGCCGCCATCGACGCCATCGTCACCAAGTACGCCCAGCGCGGCACGGATGTGGAGCTGGTCGGCATGAACGCGGCGACCACCGCCCTGCACGACCGGCTCAGCGGCGAGGTCGACCCGGGCCGCTGA
- a CDS encoding NYN domain-containing protein, whose amino-acid sequence MGDAQGAWVLVDGENIDATLGGSILGRRPQPDERPRWDRILSFVERTWRQPTRGLFFLNATTNLPMTFVQALKALGYEPVPLSGPSDAKIVDIAIQRTLQALRDRDDDVMLVSHDGDFVDDLGALADGRRLGVLGFTEFRNTGFAAIPGLEFFDLEFDAQAFDAPLPRIRVIPIEEFDPAQFLR is encoded by the coding sequence GTGGGCGACGCGCAGGGCGCATGGGTGCTGGTCGACGGCGAGAACATCGACGCGACCCTCGGTGGATCGATCCTGGGGCGCCGCCCGCAGCCCGATGAGCGGCCGCGCTGGGACCGCATCCTCTCGTTCGTGGAGCGCACCTGGCGCCAGCCCACGCGGGGACTGTTCTTCCTCAATGCCACCACCAACCTGCCGATGACCTTCGTGCAGGCGCTGAAGGCCCTGGGCTACGAGCCGGTGCCGCTGTCTGGCCCGTCCGACGCGAAGATCGTCGACATCGCCATCCAGCGCACGCTCCAGGCGCTGCGGGACCGCGACGACGACGTCATGCTCGTCAGCCACGACGGCGACTTCGTCGACGACCTCGGCGCGCTCGCCGACGGCCGGCGGCTCGGCGTGCTGGGGTTCACCGAGTTCCGCAACACCGGCTTCGCGGCGATCCCGGGCCTGGAGTTCTTCGACCTCGAGTTCGACGCGCAGGCCTTCGACGCCCCGCTGCCGCGCATCCGGGTGATCCCGATCGAGGAGTTCGACCCCGCGCAGTTCCTGCGCTGA
- a CDS encoding glycoside hydrolase family 15 protein yields MTGQPIESYAPIGDGRTVALVGADGSIDWMPLPELTSDAVFAKILDDATGGSFQLAPVAEFTMRRRYVPRTNVLETTFTTDDGVVKMTDALVSGIAGRLPWAELARRVEGVSGRVEMAWAVHPGTSLQTASPWIEPSPHGAVVRCGKTAIGVVGFDHGPDEPESDGPSGPVLSGRFTTSPESRHLVVMAATHDEPLHFPDPHNVDVGIDRTIGNWRSWSREFSYEGPWAAHVQRSALALKLLIYSPTGAIAAAATTSLPESPRGGKNWDYRFAWVRDLAYTAHALVRFGLREETHAALSWLLRTIRDHGPDLHVMYTLDGRLAPGPTAADVPGWQGIGPVVTGNPARAQLQLGVYGDLIAICRTYVEAGNVLDVDTARLLAGVADRTCDLWRNPDSGMWELPELRHYTSSKMGCWKALEDAVWLAEAGALPGSAERWRTERERIREWIDAHCWSEERGAYVWYAGSEDLDASVLLHAPTGFDRAERMSRTIDALTEQLGAGALLYRYSGVDQEEKTFVACGFWRAHALACVGRHDEALEAMDALVAAANDVGIYAEMIDEDDGSAWGNTPQALSHLAFISAALTIRELVPEHKLRGR; encoded by the coding sequence GTGACGGGTCAGCCGATCGAGTCTTACGCGCCGATCGGCGATGGCCGCACGGTGGCGCTCGTCGGCGCTGACGGCAGCATCGACTGGATGCCGCTTCCCGAGCTCACCTCCGACGCGGTGTTCGCGAAGATCCTCGATGACGCCACCGGCGGCTCCTTCCAGCTCGCCCCCGTCGCCGAGTTCACGATGCGTCGCCGGTACGTTCCACGCACGAACGTGCTCGAGACGACGTTCACGACGGATGACGGCGTCGTGAAGATGACCGACGCGCTCGTGTCTGGCATCGCGGGGCGCCTGCCGTGGGCCGAGCTCGCGCGCCGGGTCGAGGGCGTCTCGGGTCGGGTCGAGATGGCGTGGGCGGTGCACCCCGGCACGTCGCTGCAGACCGCCTCGCCCTGGATCGAGCCGTCCCCGCACGGCGCGGTCGTCCGCTGCGGCAAGACCGCCATCGGCGTCGTCGGCTTCGACCACGGCCCCGACGAACCCGAGTCCGACGGTCCGTCCGGTCCGGTGCTGTCCGGGCGCTTCACGACGTCGCCGGAATCGCGCCACCTCGTCGTCATGGCCGCCACCCACGACGAGCCCCTGCACTTCCCCGACCCGCACAACGTCGACGTCGGTATCGACCGCACCATCGGCAACTGGCGCTCCTGGTCGCGCGAGTTCTCGTACGAGGGCCCGTGGGCGGCGCACGTGCAGCGCAGCGCCCTCGCCCTGAAGCTGCTCATCTACAGCCCCACCGGCGCGATCGCCGCCGCGGCGACCACGTCGCTCCCCGAGAGTCCCCGCGGTGGCAAGAACTGGGACTACCGGTTCGCCTGGGTGCGCGACCTCGCCTACACCGCGCATGCGCTGGTGCGCTTCGGGCTGCGCGAGGAGACCCACGCCGCCCTGTCGTGGCTGCTCCGCACGATCCGCGACCACGGCCCCGACCTGCACGTCATGTACACGCTCGACGGCCGCCTGGCTCCCGGTCCCACCGCCGCCGACGTGCCCGGGTGGCAGGGCATCGGTCCGGTGGTCACCGGCAACCCCGCCCGGGCGCAGCTGCAGCTGGGCGTGTACGGCGACCTGATCGCGATCTGCCGCACCTACGTCGAGGCGGGCAACGTGCTCGACGTCGACACCGCGCGCCTGCTCGCCGGGGTGGCGGACCGCACGTGCGACCTGTGGCGCAACCCCGACTCCGGTATGTGGGAGCTTCCCGAGCTGCGCCATTACACGTCGTCGAAGATGGGGTGCTGGAAGGCCCTCGAGGATGCCGTCTGGCTCGCGGAGGCGGGAGCCCTGCCGGGCAGCGCCGAGCGCTGGCGCACGGAGCGTGAGCGCATCCGCGAGTGGATCGATGCCCACTGCTGGTCCGAGGAGCGCGGCGCCTACGTCTGGTACGCCGGGTCCGAGGATCTCGACGCCTCGGTGCTGCTGCACGCCCCGACCGGTTTCGACCGCGCCGAGCGGATGTCGCGCACCATCGACGCGCTCACCGAGCAGCTCGGCGCCGGCGCCCTGCTCTACCGCTACAGCGGCGTGGACCAGGAGGAGAAGACCTTCGTCGCGTGCGGGTTCTGGCGCGCCCACGCCCTGGCGTGCGTCGGCCGGCACGACGAGGCGCTGGAGGCGATGGACGCCCTCGTCGCGGCCGCGAACGACGTCGGGATCTACGCCGAGATGATCGACGAGGACGACGGGTCGGCGTGGGGCAACACCCCGCAGGCCCTCAGCCACCTGGCATTCATCAGCGCGGCCCTCACGATCCGAGAACTCGTCCCGGAGCACAAGCTCCGTGGCCGTTGA
- a CDS encoding GNAT family N-acetyltransferase, with the protein MISRTFEDGAVLRAAWPGDEPGILARIRDLAVYEREPDAVLNTDSALRESLFGAEPRVFAHVVERGGEIAGIAIWFLTYSTWTGRHGIWLEDLYVQEAHRGRGYGKALIASLAAVCVERGYSRLEWTVLDWNEPSIAFYRALGAQPQDEWTTQRLTGEALRALGGRSLPAPG; encoded by the coding sequence GTGATCTCCCGCACTTTCGAAGACGGCGCGGTGCTGCGCGCCGCCTGGCCGGGCGACGAGCCCGGCATCCTCGCCCGCATCCGCGACCTCGCCGTGTACGAACGCGAACCGGATGCCGTTTTGAACACCGACTCTGCGCTGCGGGAGTCGCTCTTCGGCGCCGAGCCCCGGGTCTTCGCGCATGTCGTCGAGCGCGGCGGGGAGATCGCGGGCATCGCGATCTGGTTCCTCACGTACTCCACGTGGACGGGCCGGCACGGCATCTGGCTCGAGGACCTGTATGTGCAGGAGGCGCACCGGGGTCGCGGCTACGGCAAGGCGCTGATCGCGTCGCTCGCCGCGGTGTGCGTGGAGCGCGGGTACTCACGGCTGGAGTGGACGGTGCTCGACTGGAACGAGCCGTCGATCGCGTTCTACCGCGCGCTGGGCGCGCAGCCGCAGGACGAGTGGACGACGCAGCGGTTGACCGGTGAGGCGCTGCGGGCGCTGGGCGGGCGGAGTCTGCCCGCGCCGGGATAA